From the Anaeromyxobacter sp. genome, one window contains:
- a CDS encoding site-2 protease family protein, with protein sequence MSLLFNVGAVVLLLGGLIFVHELGHFLVAKALSVKVVRFSIGFGPRLFGFTRGETEYQISLLPLGGYVKMTGEDPTQDVAPEDRGRGFLEQAPWKRLAISFAGPAMNLLFPGLLFVALGLAQNGELVAGPVVGTVAPGSPAEVAGLQPGDRIRSVTVPGRPALALRWFSDLRDVVAPHPEAPLTFVVERGGTSLPLTIVPAAEDDSNLVERRTRGVIGVTPAYATALAAPAPGLESPLRPLDLVTSVAGREVRHAGDLAAALAAASCQPVAMAVRRGSGADRPALALQAVPTCLPGGGPAVLPADPTVAAYLARVDAGSPAAAAGLVRGDRLTAVNGHPVRSFRDVNALGREFKPGVPALLSLGDGRVVTLTPEGEAFRDKQTREEGTRPVLGFHLEDRVGLEVAGLLVEEVTLHRGVGEIAGLATQQLWEVVRLTVLGLGKLFTGDISLKTVGGPIMIFSIAAEAAEAGLGTYLFQMALISVNLGLMNLLPIPVLDGGHIVTAALEGITRRRLSLRTRELANWVGLALLLTLMVFAFGNDLMWLRG encoded by the coding sequence ATGAGCCTCCTCTTCAACGTGGGCGCGGTCGTCCTCCTGCTGGGCGGGCTGATCTTCGTCCACGAGCTGGGCCACTTCCTGGTCGCCAAGGCGCTCTCGGTGAAGGTGGTCCGCTTCTCCATCGGCTTCGGCCCGCGCCTGTTCGGCTTCACCCGCGGCGAGACCGAGTACCAGATCTCGCTGCTGCCGCTGGGCGGCTACGTCAAGATGACCGGCGAGGACCCCACCCAGGACGTGGCGCCCGAGGACCGCGGCCGCGGCTTCCTGGAGCAGGCCCCCTGGAAGCGGCTGGCCATCTCCTTCGCCGGCCCGGCCATGAACCTGCTCTTTCCGGGGCTGCTCTTCGTGGCCCTCGGCCTGGCCCAGAACGGCGAGCTGGTGGCCGGGCCGGTGGTGGGCACGGTGGCGCCGGGCTCGCCGGCCGAGGTGGCCGGGCTGCAGCCGGGCGATCGCATCCGCTCGGTGACCGTGCCGGGGCGGCCGGCGCTGGCGCTGCGCTGGTTCTCCGACCTGCGCGACGTGGTGGCGCCGCACCCGGAGGCGCCGCTCACCTTCGTGGTGGAGCGCGGCGGGACCAGCCTGCCCCTCACCATCGTGCCGGCGGCCGAGGACGACTCCAACCTGGTGGAGCGGCGCACCCGCGGCGTCATCGGCGTCACCCCGGCCTACGCCACCGCCCTGGCGGCGCCGGCCCCGGGCCTGGAGAGCCCGCTGCGCCCGCTCGACCTGGTCACCAGCGTGGCCGGGCGCGAGGTGCGCCACGCCGGCGACCTGGCGGCGGCGCTGGCCGCGGCCAGCTGCCAGCCGGTGGCCATGGCGGTGCGGCGCGGCAGCGGCGCCGACCGGCCGGCGCTGGCGCTGCAGGCCGTGCCCACCTGCCTCCCGGGCGGCGGGCCGGCGGTGCTGCCGGCCGACCCCACCGTGGCCGCCTACCTGGCCCGGGTGGACGCCGGCTCCCCGGCCGCGGCGGCCGGCCTGGTGCGCGGCGACCGGCTCACCGCCGTGAACGGCCACCCGGTCCGCTCCTTCCGCGACGTCAACGCCCTGGGGCGCGAGTTCAAGCCCGGCGTGCCGGCCCTGCTCTCGCTCGGCGACGGCCGCGTCGTGACCCTCACCCCCGAGGGCGAGGCCTTCCGCGACAAGCAGACGCGCGAGGAGGGGACCCGCCCGGTGCTCGGCTTCCACCTGGAGGACCGGGTGGGGCTGGAGGTGGCCGGCCTGCTGGTGGAGGAGGTGACGCTGCACCGCGGCGTCGGCGAGATCGCCGGCCTGGCCACCCAGCAGCTCTGGGAGGTGGTGCGCCTCACCGTGCTCGGCCTGGGCAAGCTCTTCACCGGCGACATCAGCCTGAAGACGGTGGGCGGCCCCATCATGATCTTCTCCATCGCGGCGGAGGCGGCCGAGGCCGGGCTGGGGACCTACCTGTTCCAGATGGCGCTCATCAGCGTCAACCTGGGGCTCATGAACCTCCTGCCCATCCCGGTGCTCGACGGCGGCCACATCGTCACCGCGGCGCTGGAGGGCATCACCCGGCGCCGCCTCTCGCTGCGCACCCGCGAGCTGGCCAACTGGGTCGGCCTGGCGCTGCTGCTCACCCTGATGGTCTTCGCCTTCGGCAACGACCTGATGTGGCTGCGCGGGTAG
- the tsaB gene encoding tRNA (adenosine(37)-N6)-threonylcarbamoyltransferase complex dimerization subunit type 1 TsaB — protein MLVAALDTATLTLSCALLEVRPEGAAAAVEVLAERSEHALHRPGVTSGHGARLPAALTDLLVACGRRLPDVEGYAVGLGPGSFTGLRIGLATLKGLAYASRRPLVGVSSLAAMALAAAPAAEAGALLVPLLDARKGEVYAGFYRRTGPDELAQVHADAALGPEALLELLRGLQGGLAPQGFGEGYAAHAAAFQGRLTGLATGVVGPDGAAVGRLAAAALRTATFDQARLSALEPHYVRASEAEVRFPQGLVPPTP, from the coding sequence GTGCTGGTCGCCGCCCTCGACACCGCCACCCTGACGCTCTCCTGCGCCCTGCTCGAGGTGCGCCCGGAGGGGGCCGCGGCGGCGGTGGAGGTGCTGGCGGAGCGGAGCGAGCACGCCCTGCACCGGCCCGGCGTCACCAGCGGGCACGGGGCGCGCCTGCCGGCGGCGCTCACCGACCTGCTGGTGGCCTGCGGGCGCCGGCTGCCCGACGTGGAGGGCTACGCGGTGGGCCTCGGCCCGGGCTCCTTCACCGGCCTGCGCATCGGCCTGGCCACGCTGAAGGGGCTGGCCTACGCCAGCCGCCGCCCCCTGGTGGGCGTGTCCAGCCTGGCGGCCATGGCGCTGGCCGCGGCGCCGGCGGCGGAGGCGGGGGCGCTCCTGGTGCCGCTGCTCGACGCCAGGAAGGGCGAGGTGTACGCCGGGTTCTACCGGCGCACCGGGCCGGACGAGCTGGCGCAGGTCCACGCCGACGCGGCGCTGGGGCCGGAGGCCCTGCTGGAGCTGCTGCGGGGGCTCCAGGGCGGCCTGGCGCCGCAGGGGTTCGGCGAGGGGTACGCCGCCCACGCCGCCGCCTTCCAGGGCCGGCTCACCGGGCTGGCCACCGGCGTGGTCGGCCCCGACGGCGCCGCGGTGGGCCGCCTGGCCGCCGCCGCGCTCCGCACCGCCACCTTCGACCAGGCGCGCCTCTCGGCGCTGGAGCCGCACTACGTGCGGGCCAGCGAGGCCGAGGTGCGGTTCCCGCAGGGGCTGGTGCCGCCGACGCCCTAG
- a CDS encoding hemerythrin family protein, whose product MFTWDPMLETGISEIDEQHRLLFRKADAVVDALEAGQGAHDVKRTIQFLADYAALHFETEERYMRAAGYPDADAHAEIHARITRRIMEVAADYHAQGASPSLQKDLDAMIRGWLTMHTAGHRT is encoded by the coding sequence ATGTTCACCTGGGATCCGATGCTGGAGACCGGCATCAGCGAGATCGACGAGCAGCACCGGCTGCTGTTCCGCAAGGCCGACGCGGTGGTCGATGCGCTGGAGGCCGGGCAGGGGGCGCACGACGTCAAGCGGACCATCCAGTTCCTGGCCGACTACGCCGCGCTCCACTTCGAGACCGAGGAGCGCTACATGCGCGCCGCCGGCTACCCGGACGCCGACGCCCACGCCGAGATCCACGCCCGCATCACCCGGCGCATCATGGAGGTGGCCGCCGACTACCACGCGCAGGGGGCCAGCCCGTCGCTGCAGAAGGACCTCGACGCCATGATCCGCGGCTGGCTGACCATGCACACCGCCGGCCACCGAACCTGA
- a CDS encoding site-2 protease family protein, with translation MEPAVFRPRQRGQLKLILLGAAGGFVLGLAAGIPPWLAALFGGVAAAIATAAHQVRGVRLVAGPERLEVLGRAAPLSAAWGELRLGFGLTTRPGGDYQRFAILADPAGRSVAFGVFAGQGPCEPVRGADGQPVEVVDLEGAPVLLAILVQRVPAWHVLPDWLREVAQPPPLEATGDPTSTPTSTPTSTPTSQSHHQASRTSRLGLLALAVKLGGKLLGAAGKIGAGAFKAAKGTNLAMAAASTAAYSILFSWQFGLLLMLQLFVHEYGHVHAMKRTGMRVRGMYFIPFMGALAVTEDAFTSRRQQAYVALNGPLWGSLLTLLPLGAYLLTQNPFWAATASVWAIINLFNLIPITPLDGGRALNALASSFSSSLGLALGVLGLLGAVALGTTLGFSLIWLVAIMGALELVSEARASAGGRALRLLPEAGRFGPAHYQYLTAVLGPPPARGAELLMARDLARMEQAGRVEPMGKRQVLGYGLLYAALAGALLAVVWFTSHLPGAAQAAQLLS, from the coding sequence ATGGAACCAGCCGTCTTCCGCCCCCGCCAGCGCGGCCAGCTCAAGCTCATCCTGCTCGGCGCGGCCGGCGGCTTCGTGCTCGGCCTGGCGGCCGGCATCCCCCCCTGGCTGGCCGCCCTGTTCGGCGGCGTGGCCGCCGCCATCGCCACCGCGGCGCACCAGGTCCGCGGGGTGCGGCTGGTGGCCGGGCCGGAGCGGCTGGAGGTGCTGGGCCGCGCCGCCCCGCTCTCGGCGGCCTGGGGTGAGCTGCGGCTCGGCTTCGGGCTCACCACCCGGCCGGGCGGCGACTACCAGCGCTTCGCCATCCTGGCCGACCCGGCCGGCCGCTCGGTGGCCTTCGGCGTCTTCGCCGGCCAGGGGCCCTGCGAGCCGGTGCGGGGCGCCGACGGGCAGCCGGTGGAGGTGGTCGACCTGGAGGGCGCGCCGGTGCTGCTGGCCATCCTGGTGCAGCGGGTGCCGGCCTGGCACGTGCTGCCGGACTGGCTGCGGGAGGTGGCCCAGCCGCCGCCGCTGGAGGCGACCGGGGACCCGACCTCGACCCCGACCTCGACCCCGACCTCGACCCCGACCTCGCAGAGCCACCACCAGGCCTCCCGCACCTCCCGCCTCGGCCTGCTGGCGCTGGCGGTCAAGCTGGGCGGCAAGCTGCTCGGCGCGGCGGGCAAGATCGGCGCCGGCGCCTTCAAGGCCGCCAAGGGCACCAACCTGGCCATGGCCGCCGCCTCCACCGCGGCCTACTCCATCCTCTTCAGCTGGCAGTTCGGGCTGCTCCTGATGCTGCAGCTCTTCGTGCACGAGTACGGGCACGTCCACGCCATGAAGCGCACCGGCATGCGGGTGCGCGGCATGTACTTCATCCCGTTCATGGGGGCGCTGGCGGTGACCGAGGACGCCTTCACCTCGCGCCGCCAGCAGGCCTACGTGGCCCTGAACGGGCCGCTCTGGGGCAGCCTGCTCACCCTCCTGCCGCTCGGCGCCTACCTCCTCACCCAGAACCCCTTCTGGGCGGCCACCGCCTCGGTGTGGGCCATCATCAACCTCTTCAACCTCATCCCCATCACGCCGCTCGACGGCGGGCGGGCGCTCAACGCGCTGGCCTCCTCGTTCTCGTCCTCGCTGGGCCTGGCGCTCGGCGTGCTCGGCCTGCTCGGCGCGGTGGCGCTCGGCACCACGCTCGGCTTCTCGCTCATCTGGCTGGTGGCGATCATGGGCGCCCTGGAGCTGGTGTCGGAGGCGCGGGCCAGCGCGGGCGGCCGGGCGCTGCGCCTGCTGCCCGAGGCGGGGCGCTTCGGGCCGGCCCACTACCAGTACCTCACCGCCGTGCTCGGCCCCCCGCCCGCCCGCGGCGCCGAGCTGCTCATGGCCCGCGACCTGGCCCGCATGGAGCAGGCCGGGCGGGTCGAGCCCATGGGCAAGCGGCAGGTCCTGGGCTACGGGCTGCTCTACGCGGCGCTGGCCGGCGCGCTGCTGGCCGTGGTCTGGTTCACCAGCCACCTGCCGGGCGCGGCCCAGGCGGCGCAGCTCCTCAGCTGA
- a CDS encoding TIGR01777 family protein, which produces MHVFLTGATGLIGRSLSSLLLARGHAVTVLTRRAPAAGALPAGVVAVEGDPARPGRWQEVLAGCDACVHLAGEPVAGGRWTPERKARIESSRVDSTRLVAEVIAAGGPEVLVSGSAVGFYGSRGDERLDEAAAPGAGFLPEVCRRWEAATAAAEGRARVVHVRTGLVLARQGGALPQLALPFRLFAGGPMGDGAFWQPWIHLHDEVELLRLALEDGRVRGPLNASAPTPVRNRDLARALGEALHRPSFLPTPEVAVRLLLGELADVVFASQRMVPEKALSLGFTFRFPEVGPALRDLLR; this is translated from the coding sequence ATGCACGTCTTCCTCACCGGCGCCACCGGGCTCATCGGCCGCTCGCTGTCCTCGCTGCTGCTGGCGCGCGGCCACGCGGTCACCGTCCTGACCCGACGCGCCCCCGCGGCCGGCGCGCTGCCGGCCGGCGTCGTCGCCGTGGAGGGCGATCCGGCCCGCCCCGGCCGCTGGCAGGAGGTGCTGGCCGGCTGCGACGCCTGCGTCCACCTGGCGGGCGAGCCGGTGGCCGGCGGCCGCTGGACCCCCGAGCGCAAGGCCCGCATCGAGTCCTCGCGGGTGGACTCGACGCGCCTGGTGGCCGAGGTGATCGCCGCGGGCGGCCCGGAGGTGCTGGTCTCCGGCAGCGCCGTCGGCTTCTACGGCTCGCGCGGCGACGAGCGGCTCGACGAGGCGGCCGCGCCCGGCGCCGGCTTCCTGCCGGAGGTGTGCCGGCGCTGGGAGGCCGCCACCGCCGCGGCGGAGGGGCGGGCCCGGGTGGTGCACGTGCGCACCGGCCTGGTGCTGGCGCGCCAGGGCGGGGCCCTGCCGCAGCTGGCCCTGCCGTTCCGGCTCTTCGCCGGCGGCCCCATGGGCGACGGCGCCTTCTGGCAGCCCTGGATCCACCTGCACGACGAGGTGGAGCTCCTGCGCCTGGCCCTGGAGGACGGGCGGGTGCGCGGGCCGCTCAACGCCAGCGCGCCCACCCCGGTGCGCAACCGCGATCTGGCGCGGGCCCTCGGCGAGGCGCTGCACCGCCCCAGCTTCCTGCCCACCCCCGAGGTGGCGGTGCGGCTGCTGCTGGGGGAGCTGGCCGACGTGGTCTTCGCCAGCCAGCGTATGGTGCCGGAGAAGGCGCTCTCGCTGGGGTTCACCTTCCGCTTCCCGGAGGTCGGGCCGGCCCTGCGCGACCTGCTCCGCTGA
- a CDS encoding aspartate-semialdehyde dehydrogenase, whose translation MSSRPFSIALLGATGAIGRAVLEVLEDRDTLVSEVRLLATPASAGQEIDFRGDTLTVRAVDQGAFRGCDVALLCAGAEASRTWAPVARAEGALVVDDSAAFRDRADVPCVVPEVNGEALAGAAGLVCNPDPIPILLSLILKPLHAAAGLTQVICATYQSVSGAGLRGVEQLEREAADLMNGREPQPPVRIPHRIAFNLVPQLGGVGPDGVAEEEASIARETRRLLGLPDLPVSATAVRVPVFYGHAVAVHLGLARPLSLDAARLALRAAPSVKVLDQPAEGVYPMPMLAVNDDAALVGRLRADAALPNGLALFAAIDNLRKGGATNLVQVAEALMARRADV comes from the coding sequence ATGTCCAGCCGCCCCTTCTCCATCGCCCTGCTCGGCGCCACCGGCGCCATCGGCCGCGCCGTCCTCGAGGTCCTCGAGGACCGCGACACCCTGGTCTCCGAGGTGCGCCTGCTCGCCACCCCGGCCTCGGCCGGCCAGGAGATCGACTTCCGCGGCGACACCCTGACGGTGCGGGCGGTGGACCAGGGCGCCTTCCGCGGCTGCGACGTGGCCCTGCTGTGCGCCGGGGCCGAGGCCAGCCGCACCTGGGCGCCGGTGGCCCGGGCCGAGGGCGCGCTGGTGGTGGACGACTCGGCGGCCTTCCGCGACCGGGCCGACGTGCCCTGCGTGGTGCCCGAGGTGAACGGCGAGGCGCTGGCCGGCGCGGCCGGGCTGGTGTGCAACCCCGACCCCATCCCCATCCTGCTCTCGCTGATCCTGAAGCCCCTGCACGCCGCCGCCGGGCTGACCCAGGTGATCTGCGCCACCTACCAGTCGGTCTCCGGCGCCGGCCTGCGCGGCGTGGAGCAGCTGGAGCGCGAGGCGGCCGACCTGATGAACGGGCGCGAGCCGCAGCCGCCGGTGCGCATCCCGCACCGCATCGCCTTCAACCTGGTGCCGCAGCTGGGCGGGGTGGGGCCGGACGGCGTGGCGGAGGAGGAGGCCAGCATCGCCCGCGAGACCCGCCGCCTGCTCGGCCTGCCCGACCTGCCCGTCTCGGCCACCGCGGTGCGGGTGCCGGTCTTCTACGGCCACGCCGTGGCGGTGCACCTCGGCCTGGCCCGGCCCCTCTCCTTGGACGCGGCCCGGCTGGCGCTGCGGGCCGCCCCGTCGGTGAAGGTGCTCGACCAGCCGGCCGAGGGCGTCTACCCCATGCCCATGCTGGCGGTGAACGACGACGCGGCGCTGGTGGGGCGGCTGCGCGCCGACGCGGCGCTGCCCAACGGGCTGGCGCTCTTCGCCGCCATCGACAACCTCCGCAAGGGTGGCGCCACCAACCTGGTGCAGGTGGCCGAGGCGCTCATGGCGCGCCGCGCGGACGTCTGA
- a CDS encoding fibronectin type III domain-containing protein, giving the protein MLRRSLLVAALLAPLAASAQTVTFSDAGPFGVNDCQSVNPAISLTWTVTSTVAIEANSTYRIVALRSGEACSIAAPVPAQIIKSGLVAHVGTLGQTAAATYPGYDGTSADTLHLADLVAGANLTCTGSTNQTFTVCVQLLKADNTYAVSASGTLTLEREAPARPVSVTASAGDSALNVGWAAGTGSNTSAATYRAEGYPCSSATDTVCNSPLASSNTTANKSVRLEGLTVGTRYRVVVYAVSAGGVDSLASDPAYGVPITVNDYWEQYKIDGGREEGGCGGGPAGALSLLAVAGLARLLRRRS; this is encoded by the coding sequence ATGCTCCGCCGATCCCTCCTCGTCGCCGCCCTCCTCGCGCCCCTGGCCGCGAGCGCGCAGACCGTCACCTTCTCGGACGCCGGCCCCTTCGGCGTGAACGACTGCCAGTCGGTGAACCCGGCCATCTCGCTGACCTGGACGGTCACCAGCACGGTGGCCATCGAGGCCAACTCGACCTACCGGATCGTGGCGCTCCGCTCGGGCGAGGCCTGCTCCATCGCCGCCCCGGTGCCGGCCCAGATCATCAAGAGCGGCCTGGTGGCCCACGTCGGCACCCTCGGGCAGACCGCCGCCGCCACCTACCCGGGCTACGACGGCACCTCCGCCGACACGCTGCACCTGGCCGACCTGGTCGCGGGCGCCAACCTGACCTGCACCGGCTCCACCAACCAGACCTTCACGGTCTGCGTGCAGCTCCTCAAGGCCGACAACACCTACGCGGTGAGCGCCTCGGGCACGCTCACCCTGGAGCGCGAGGCGCCGGCCCGGCCGGTCTCGGTGACGGCCTCGGCGGGCGACAGCGCCCTCAACGTCGGCTGGGCCGCCGGCACGGGCAGCAACACCAGCGCCGCGACCTACCGGGCCGAGGGCTACCCGTGCTCCAGCGCGACCGACACCGTCTGCAACTCGCCGCTGGCCTCGAGCAACACCACCGCCAACAAGAGCGTGCGCCTCGAGGGGCTGACGGTCGGCACCCGCTACCGGGTGGTGGTCTACGCGGTCTCGGCCGGCGGGGTGGACTCGCTGGCCTCGGATCCGGCCTACGGCGTGCCCATCACCGTCAACGACTACTGGGAGCAGTACAAGATCGACGGTGGCCGGGAGGAGGGCGGCTGCGGCGGCGGTCCGGCCGGCGCCCTCTCCCTCCTCGCCGTGGCCGGGCTGGCCCGCCTGCTCCGGAGGCGCTCGTGA
- a CDS encoding carbon-nitrogen hydrolase family protein codes for MAPSSYLIAAAQMTSTADRARNLDAAVRLVNEAADLGAKLVGLPENFAFMGPEEQRLAGAETLDGPTLSSLREVARRRQVFIIAGSIAEKVSDPKKTANTSALISDDGSLVAAYRKIHLFDVNIPDGARYAESEVVVPGDMAIVAPTTLGRIGLTICYDLRFPELYRKLAGFGAQVISIPAAFTLFTGKDHWEVLVRARAIENLAYVLAPAQVGRHSANRQTFGNAMVVDPWGVVLARCADGEGVCVAPFNRARLERVRQELPALKHRKL; via the coding sequence ATGGCCCCCTCCAGCTACCTCATCGCCGCCGCGCAGATGACCTCCACGGCGGACCGGGCGCGCAACCTCGACGCCGCCGTCCGCCTGGTGAACGAGGCCGCCGACCTCGGCGCCAAGCTGGTCGGCCTGCCCGAGAACTTCGCCTTCATGGGGCCGGAGGAGCAGCGGCTGGCCGGGGCCGAGACGCTGGACGGCCCCACCCTCTCCTCGCTGAGGGAGGTGGCGCGGCGGCGGCAGGTCTTCATCATCGCCGGCTCCATCGCCGAGAAGGTCTCCGACCCGAAGAAGACCGCCAACACCAGCGCCCTCATCTCCGACGACGGCTCGCTGGTGGCGGCCTACCGGAAGATCCACCTCTTCGACGTCAACATCCCGGACGGCGCGCGCTACGCCGAGTCGGAGGTGGTGGTGCCGGGCGACATGGCCATCGTGGCGCCCACCACCCTGGGGCGCATCGGCCTCACCATCTGCTACGACCTGCGCTTCCCGGAGCTGTACCGGAAGCTGGCCGGCTTCGGCGCCCAGGTCATCTCCATCCCGGCGGCCTTCACGCTCTTCACCGGCAAGGACCACTGGGAGGTGCTGGTGCGGGCCCGGGCCATCGAGAACCTGGCCTACGTGCTGGCGCCCGCCCAGGTGGGGCGCCACAGCGCCAACCGCCAGACCTTCGGCAACGCCATGGTGGTGGACCCGTGGGGCGTGGTGCTGGCCCGCTGCGCCGACGGCGAGGGGGTGTGCGTGGCCCCCTTCAACCGGGCCCGCCTGGAGCGGGTGCGCCAGGAGCTGCCGGCGCTGAAGCACCGCAAGCTCTAG
- a CDS encoding excisionase family DNA-binding protein — protein sequence MNRYYSTHEAARLLGVSLPTIVNWIKARRLRCHRTPGGHRRIAREDLAAFMLRHGMPLAAELSDAAPPRRKVLVVGELGPAREGVALQLAQGGWSAEVTSPGFAAGATLARYQPHVVVLLAPRADGGETLAALRADREAGATPVVAVGHADWRASLLTAGASAALARPLAAGALAAAVDAAVGGVDEDAPPPEHAAGAMDDPRPAPRRKATPRKKAR from the coding sequence ATGAACCGCTACTACAGCACCCACGAGGCGGCCCGGCTGCTCGGCGTGTCGCTCCCCACCATCGTCAACTGGATCAAGGCGCGGCGGCTCCGCTGCCACCGCACCCCGGGCGGCCACCGCCGCATCGCGCGGGAGGACCTGGCGGCCTTCATGCTGCGCCACGGCATGCCGCTGGCGGCGGAGCTCTCCGACGCCGCCCCGCCGCGCCGCAAGGTGCTGGTGGTGGGGGAGCTGGGGCCGGCCCGGGAGGGGGTGGCGCTGCAGCTGGCGCAGGGCGGCTGGTCGGCCGAGGTGACCTCGCCCGGCTTCGCGGCCGGCGCCACGCTGGCCCGCTACCAGCCGCACGTGGTGGTGCTGCTGGCGCCGCGCGCCGACGGCGGCGAGACCCTGGCGGCGCTGCGGGCCGACCGCGAGGCCGGCGCCACGCCGGTGGTGGCGGTGGGCCACGCCGACTGGAGGGCCAGCCTGCTCACGGCCGGCGCCAGCGCCGCCCTGGCCAGGCCGCTGGCGGCCGGGGCCCTGGCCGCCGCGGTCGACGCCGCCGTGGGCGGGGTGGACGAGGACGCGCCCCCGCCGGAGCACGCCGCCGGGGCCATGGACGACCCCAGGCCGGCCCCGCGGCGCAAGGCCACCCCTCGGAAGAAGGCGCGGTGA